A part of Jaculus jaculus isolate mJacJac1 chromosome 17, mJacJac1.mat.Y.cur, whole genome shotgun sequence genomic DNA contains:
- the LOC101601471 gene encoding RNA-binding protein 24 isoform X3, translated as MHTTQKDTTYTKIFVGGLPYHTTDASLRKYFEVFGDIEEAVVITDRQTGKSRGYGFVTMADRAAAERACKDPNPIIDGRKANVNLAYLGAKPRIMQPGFAFGVQQLHPALIQRPFGIPAHYVYPQAFVQPGVVIPHVQPTAAAASTTPYIDYTGAAYAQYSAAAAAAAAAAAYDQYPYAASPAATGYVTAGGYSYAVQQPITAAAPGTAAAAAAAAAAAAAFGQYQPQQLQTDRMQ; from the exons ATGCACACCACGCAGAAGGACACGACGTACACCAAGATCTTCGTGGGAGGCTTGCCCTACCACACCACCGACGCCAGCCTGCGCAAGTACTTCGAGGTCTTCGGCGACATCGAGGAGGCGGTCGTCATCACCGACCGGCAGACGGGCAAGTCCCGGGGCTACGGATTT GTCACCATGGCCGACCGGGCTGCTGCTGAAAGGGCCTGCAAGGATCCCAACCCCATCATTGATGGCAGGAAAGCCAATGTGAATCTTGCATACTTAGGAGCAAAGCCAAGAATCATGCAGCCAG GTTTTGCCTTTGGTGTCCAGCAGCTTCATCCAGCCCTTATACAAAGACCTTTTGG GATCCCTGCCCACTATGTGTACCCGCAGGCTTTTGTGCAGCCTGGAGTGGTCATTCCACATGTCCAGCCCACGGCAGCTGCGGCCTCCACCACACCGTACATTGATTACACTGGAGCGGCCTATGCACAGTACTCAGCTGCAGCCGCAGCCGCCGCGGCTGCCGCTGCCTACGACCAGTACCCGTACGCAGCATCCCCAGCCGCCACAGGCTACGTGACCGCCGGGGGCTACAGCTATGCTGTCCAGCAGCCCATCACCGCCGCCGCACCGGGgacagctgcagcagcagctgcagcagcagccgCTGCAGCTGCTTTCGGCCAGTATCAGCCTCAACAGCTGCAAACAGACCGAATGCAATAG